One genomic window of Numida meleagris isolate 19003 breed g44 Domestic line chromosome 1, NumMel1.0, whole genome shotgun sequence includes the following:
- the ATP7B gene encoding copper-transporting ATPase 2 isoform X4 codes for MKQNFAFDNMGYEESFEAMPSPSSQERTVAVNIVGMTCQSCVQSVEGRISKVKGVVSIKVSLELNNALVKYLQSEISPEQICQEIEDMGFDANIAEERLTPVSVHLPCSREAVIKLRIEGMTCQSCVTSIEGKIKKLHGVAKIKVSLSNQEAVIAYHPYIIQPEELRSHISNLGYDCTIKSKSAPLKLGVLDVGNLQSAGPKETRAPLQSEGLDPLVANKSSTATVTVHIEGMHCKSCVRNIEGNISSLPGIQSIEVSLEHKCAVVQYSPNLITLPALQQAIESLPPGNFKVCLPNDSGTNNQASPSSALVCDLLREPLKDTTCTAVIRIDGMTCNSCVQSIEGTISQRQGVQHVGVSLADKTGTIHYDPAITNREELRAAIEEMGFDASLLTDTDAGEYKHLPDASDAAAQPRAPEPPHQGCVSDALPDSPHLDEPNQPSGATAKKCFLQITGMTCASCVSTIERNLQKEDGIVSVLVALMAGKAEIKYKPEFIQPLEIAQLIQNLGFEATVIEDHSETEGNVELLITGMTCASCVHNIESKLMRTNGIFYASVALATCKAHIQFDPEITGPRDIIKIIEEIGFHASVSRRVPNTHNLDHKKEIQQWRKSFLCSLVFGIPVLILMIYMLIPGGEHHGSMVLEQNLIPGLSILNLLFFVLCTFVQFLGGWYFYIQAYKSLKHKAANMDVLIVLATTIAYVYSCVILLVAIIEKAEKSPVTFFDTPPMLFVFIALGRWLEHIAKSKTSEALAKLISLQATEATVVTLGPDHSIIREEQVPVELVQRGDIVKVVPGGKFPVDGKVIDGNSMADESLITGEAMPVTKKPGSTVIAGSINAHGSVLVNATHVGNDTTLAQIVKLVEEAQMSKAPIQQLADKFSGYFVPFIIIISTVTLIVWITIGFINFDIIQKYFPNQNKHLSKAELILRFAFQTSITVLSIACPCSLGLATPTAVMVGTGVAAQNGILIKGGKPLEMAHKIKTVMFDKTGTITCGVPKVMRVLLLGDTAVLSLKKVLAVVGTAEASSEHPLGVAVTKYCKEELGTQSLGYCTNFQAVPGCGISCKVGGVEAVLATAEDVLSKLDTKKSGDNSVPLGENALLTLSESDGPSSSHTYSVLIGNREWMRRNGLHIANDVNDAMTDHETKGQTAILVAIDGALCGMIAIADTVKQEAALAVHTLKNMGIDVVLITGDNRKTAKAIATQVGIKKVFAEVLPSHKVAKVQELQNERRKVAMVGDGVNDSPALARADIGIAIGTGTDVAIEAADVVLIRNDLLDVVASIHLSKRTVRRIRINLILALIYNLLGIPIAAGVFMPAGLVLQPWMGSAAMAASSVSVVLSSLQLKCYKKPDTESYEAQAQGRMKPLTPSQISVHIGMDDRRRDSSRSAPWDQISQVSLSSLTSDKLPRRNGFFEEEGDKWSLLMNGGDEEQYI; via the exons atgaaacagaattttgcttttgacAACATGGGCTATGAGGAGAGCTTTGAAGCCATGCCCTCGCCATCTTCCCAGGAGCGCACTGTTGCAGTCAACATTGTGGGAATGACTTGCCAGTCTTGCGTGCAGTCAGTAGAAGGACGAATTTCCAAAGTTAAGGGTGTTGTGAGTATTAAAGTGTCCCTTGAACTGAATAATGCTTTAGTAAAATATCTACAGTCAGAAATAAGCCCTGAACAGATTTGCCAAGAAATAGAGGATATGGGCTTTGACGCTAACATAGCAGAAGAGAGGTTGACACCAGTGTCTGTACATTTGCCATGCTCGAGAGAAGCAGTAATAAAGCTTCGGATAGAAGGCATGACATGCCAGTCCTGCGTCACCAGCATTGAAGGAAAGATTAAGAAGCTTCACGGTGTGGCAAAAATCAAGGTGTCTCTCAGTAACCAGGAAGCAGTTATTGCTTACCACCCTTATATCATTCAGCCTGAGGAACTTAGGAGCCATATCAGTAACCTGGGGTACGACTGCACCATTAAGAGTAAATCAGCACCTTTGAAGCTTGGTGTGCTTGATGTTGGGAACCTGCAGAGTGCAGGCCCCAAAGAGACACGAGCACCTCTCCAGAGTGAGGGTTTGGATCCACTGGTTGCCAACAAGAGCAGCACAGCTACAGTGACTGTACATATAGAAGGCATGCACTGCAAATCCTGTGTCAGAAACATTGAAGGAAATATATCCTCTCTTCCAGGCATACAAAGTATTGAAGTCTCCTTGGAGCATAAATGTGCTGTTGTACAGTATAGCCCGAATTTAATTACCTTGCCTGCTTTGCAGCAAGCTATTGAATCCCTTCCACCTGGAAACTTTAAAGTTTGCCTCCCTAATGATTCAGGAACAAATAACCAAGCATCTCCATCTTCTGCTTTGGTATGTGATCTCTTAAGAGAGCCATTGAAAGACACAACGTGCACAGCTGTTATTAGGATTGATGGCATGACCTGCAATTCCTGTGTACAGTCCATAGAAGGAACAATATCTCAGAGACAAGGTGTCCAGCATGTAGGAGTTTCTTTAGCAGACAAGACTGGGACCATTCATTATGATCCAGCTATCACAAATAGAGAGGAGTTGAGAGCTGCCATAGAAGAAATGGGATTTGATGCATCTTTGCTGACAG ATACTGATGCAGGAGAATACAAGCATTTGCCCGATGCCAGTGATGCCGCAGCACAGCCTCGAGCCCCAGAGCCTCCTCACCAGGGTTGTGTCTCTGATGCACTTCCAGACAGCCCTCACCTTGATGAGCCAAACCAGCCCAGCGGAGCGACAGCCAAGAAGTGTTTTTTACAAATCACTGGCATGACCTGTGCATCGTGTGTGTCTACCATTGAAAGAAATTTGCAGAAAGAAGACG GTATTGTTTCAGTGTTGGTAGCACTGATGGCAGGTAAAGCAGAGATAAAATACAAGCCAGAGTTCATACAGCCTCTTGAAATAGCACAGTTGATCCAGAATTTGGGCTTTGAAGCCACAGTCATAGAAGATCATTCAGAAACAGAGGGAAATGTGGAGCTTCTT ATTACAGGGATGACTTGTGCTTCCTGTGTTCACAATATTGAATCCAAACTTATGAGAACAAATGGCATATTCTATGCCTCAGTTGCACTTGCTACTTGCAAAGCTCACATCCAGTTTGACCCTGAAATTACAGGACCTCGAgatatcataaaaataattgag gaaattggcTTTCACGCTTCTGTGTCCAGAAGAGTTCCAAATACACATAACTTGGAtcataaaaaggaaatacagca GTGGAGGAAGTCTTTTTTGTGCAGCCTAGTGTTTGGTATTCCTGTCTTAATCCTAATGATTTATATGCTAATACCTGGCGGCGAACACCATGGGTCTATGGTGCTGGAGCAGAATCTCATTCCTGGATTATCTATTTTaaatcttctcttctttgtcCTGTGCACTTTTGTTCAG TTTCTTGGTGGATGGTATTTTTACATACAAGCTTACAAGTCACTGAAGCACAAGGCAGCCAATATGGATGTGCTTATCGTACTGGCCACGACGATTGCTTATGTGTATTCATGTGTGATCCTGTTGGTGGCAATAAttgaaaaggcagagaaaagccCTGTCACTTTCTTTGACACTCCTCCAATGCTGTTTGTATTCATTGCCCTTGGGAGATGGCTTGAACATATAGCAAAG AGTAAGACCTCAGAAGCTCTTGCTAAACTTATCTCTCTTCAAGCCACGGAAGCCACTGTAGTGACTCTTGGTCCTGACCACTCTATCATCAG agaggagcaggTACCTGTTGAACTGGTTCAGAGGGGTGATATTGTAAAGGTTGTTCCTGGTGGAAAGTTCCCAGTGGATGGGAAGGTCATTGATGGCAATTCTATGGCAGATGAGTCTCTCATTACTG GGGAAGCTATGCCTGTCACTAAAAAGCCTGGGAGCACAGTGATTGCTGGCTCTATAAATGCACATGGCTCAGTTCTTGTTAATGCAACTCACGTTGGTAACGATACCACCCTAGCACAGATCGTGAAATTAGTGGAAGAAGCTCAAATGTCAAAG gCACCAATCCAGCAACTGGCAGATAAGTTTAGTGGATATTTTGTTCCATTTATCATCATCATTTCTACTGTGACTTTGATAGTATGGATCACAATTGGTTTTATAAATTTTGATATTattcagaagtattttcct AATCAGAACAAACACCTTTCAAAAGCTGAATTAATACTGAGGTTTGCATTTCAAACCTCAATCACTGTGCTGAGCATTGCATGCCCCTGTTCTTTAGGCTTGGCTACCCCAACAGCCGTGATGGTGGGCACAGGAGTTGCTGCGCAGAACGGTATTCTCATCAAAGGCGGAAAACCCCTGGAAATGGCACACAAG ATCAAGACTGTGATGTTTGATAAAACAGGGACCATTACTTGTGGAGTTCCAAAAGTCATGAGGGTTCTTCTGCTGGGAgacacagctgtgctgtctcTGAAGAAGGTACTGGCAGTGGTTGGCACTGCAGAAGCCAGCAGTGAGCATCCTTTAGGAGTGGCGGTCACTAAATACTGCAAAGAG GAGCTTGGCACTCAGAGCCTGGGATACTGCACCAACTTCCAGGCAGTTCCAGGCTGTGGCATCAGCTGCAAAGTAGGTGGTGTTGAGGCTGTCCTGGCCACGGCCGAGGATGTTCTCAGTAAGTTGGACACTAAGAAGAGCGGGGACAACAGCGTTCCTCTGGGAGAGAACGCACTGCTCACGCTCTCTGAATCAGATG GTCCATCGTCTTCCCATACGTACTCAGTATTGATTGGAAATCGTGAGTGGATGCGGCGGAATGGCTTGCATATTGCAAACGATGTAAATGACGCCATGACAGACCATGAAACAAAAGGACAGACAGCCATATTAGTGGCTATAGATG GTGCCTTGTGTGGAATGATCGCAATAGCAGACACTGTCAAGCAGGAGGCAGCCCTTGCTGTGCACACTCTGAAAAACATGGGAATAGATGTGGTGCTGATAACAGGGGACAACAGGAAAACTGCAAAAGCTATTGCTACTCAG GTTGGGATCAAAAAAGTCTTTGCTGAGGTTCTTCCTTCTCACAAAGTTGCAAAGGTCCAGGAACTCCAAAATGAGAGGAGGAAGGTTGCAATGGTTGGTGATGGAGTCAATGATTCCCCTGCACTAGCCAGGGCCGACATTGGAATTGCAATTGGAACAGGCACTGATGTTGCCATTGAAGCAGCAGATGTTGTTCTTATCCGA AATGACTTGCTGGATGTAGTTGCCAGTATTCACTTATCAAAAAGAACAGTGAGAAGAATACGAATAAATCTGATTCTTGCCTTAATTTATAATCTGCTCGGAATACCAATAGCAGCAG GTGTGTTCATGCCTGCTGGTCTTGTGCTTCAGCCTTGGATGGGATCAGCCGCAATGGCAGCTTCTTCTGTGTCTGTTGTGTTGTCTTCCTTGCAGCTGAAATG ttATAAGAAGCCAGACACAGAAAGTTATGAAGCTCAAGCTCAAGGCCGCATGAAGCCACTTACTCCTTCCCAAATCAGTGTTCATATTGGAATGGATGATAGGAGGAGGGATTCATCCAGATCAGCTCCCTGGGATCAGATTAGTCAAGTGTCTCTCTCTTCCCTGACTTCAGACAAGCTGCCAAGACGTAATGGTTTTTTTGAGGAGGAAGGGGACAAGTGGTCACTGCTGATGAATGGAGGAGATGAAGAACAGTACATCTGA
- the ATP7B gene encoding copper-transporting ATPase 2 isoform X3, which yields MRSSALKQLYSWQVLSNADSPPSCVLEPEMKQNFAFDNMGYEESFEAMPSPSSQERTVAVNIVGMTCQSCVQSVEGRISKVKGVVSIKVSLELNNALVKYLQSEISPEQICQEIEDMGFDANIAEERLTPVSVHLPCSREAVIKLRIEGMTCQSCVTSIEGKIKKLHGVAKIKVSLSNQEAVIAYHPYIIQPEELRSHISNLGYDCTIKSKSAPLKLGVLDVGNLQSAGPKETRAPLQSEGLDPLVANKSSTATVTVHIEGMHCKSCVRNIEGNISSLPGIQSIEVSLEHKCAVVQYSPNLITLPALQQAIESLPPGNFKVCLPNDSGTNNQASPSSALVCDLLREPLKDTTCTAVIRIDGMTCNSCVQSIEGTISQRQGVQHVGVSLADKTGTIHYDPAITNREELRAAIEEMGFDASLLTDTDAGEYKHLPDASDAAAQPRAPEPPHQGCVSDALPDSPHLDEPNQPSGATAKKCFLQITGMTCASCVSTIERNLQKEDGIVSVLVALMAGKAEIKYKPEFIQPLEIAQLIQNLGFEATVIEDHSETEGNVELLITGMTCASCVHNIESKLMRTNGIFYASVALATCKAHIQFDPEITGPRDIIKIIEEIGFHASVSRRVPNTHNLDHKKEIQQWRKSFLCSLVFGIPVLILMIYMLIPGGEHHGSMVLEQNLIPGLSILNLLFFVLCTFVQFLGGWYFYIQAYKSLKHKAANMDVLIVLATTIAYVYSCVILLVAIIEKAEKSPVTFFDTPPMLFVFIALGRWLEHIAKSKTSEALAKLISLQATEATVVTLGPDHSIIREEQVPVELVQRGDIVKVVPGGKFPVDGKVIDGNSMADESLITGEAMPVTKKPGSTVIAGSINAHGSVLVNATHVGNDTTLAQIVKLVEEAQMSKAPIQQLADKFSGYFVPFIIIISTVTLIVWITIGFINFDIIQKYFPNQNKHLSKAELILRFAFQTSITVLSIACPCSLGLATPTAVMVGTGVAAQNGILIKGGKPLEMAHKIKTVMFDKTGTITCGVPKVMRVLLLGDTAVLSLKKVLAVVGTAEASSEHPLGVAVTKYCKEELGTQSLGYCTNFQAVPGCGISCKVGGVEAVLATAEDVLSKLDTKKSGDNSVPLGENALLTLSESDGPSSSHTYSVLIGNREWMRRNGLHIANDVNDAMTDHETKGQTAILVAIDGALCGMIAIADTVKQEAALAVHTLKNMGIDVVLITGDNRKTAKAIATQVGIKKVFAEVLPSHKVAKVQELQNERRKVAMVGDGVNDSPALARADIGIAIGTGTDVAIEAADVVLIRNDLLDVVASIHLSKRTVRRIRINLILALIYNLLGIPIAAGVFMPAGLVLQPWMGSAAMAASSVSVVLSSLQLKCYKKPDTESYEAQAQGRMKPLTPSQISVHIGMDDRRRDSSRSAPWDQISQVSLSSLTSDKLPRRNGFFEEEGDKWSLLMNGGDEEQYI from the exons GTTTTGTCCAATGCTGATTCTCCTCCTAGCTGTGTGCTGGAACCcgaaatgaaacagaattttgcttttgacAACATGGGCTATGAGGAGAGCTTTGAAGCCATGCCCTCGCCATCTTCCCAGGAGCGCACTGTTGCAGTCAACATTGTGGGAATGACTTGCCAGTCTTGCGTGCAGTCAGTAGAAGGACGAATTTCCAAAGTTAAGGGTGTTGTGAGTATTAAAGTGTCCCTTGAACTGAATAATGCTTTAGTAAAATATCTACAGTCAGAAATAAGCCCTGAACAGATTTGCCAAGAAATAGAGGATATGGGCTTTGACGCTAACATAGCAGAAGAGAGGTTGACACCAGTGTCTGTACATTTGCCATGCTCGAGAGAAGCAGTAATAAAGCTTCGGATAGAAGGCATGACATGCCAGTCCTGCGTCACCAGCATTGAAGGAAAGATTAAGAAGCTTCACGGTGTGGCAAAAATCAAGGTGTCTCTCAGTAACCAGGAAGCAGTTATTGCTTACCACCCTTATATCATTCAGCCTGAGGAACTTAGGAGCCATATCAGTAACCTGGGGTACGACTGCACCATTAAGAGTAAATCAGCACCTTTGAAGCTTGGTGTGCTTGATGTTGGGAACCTGCAGAGTGCAGGCCCCAAAGAGACACGAGCACCTCTCCAGAGTGAGGGTTTGGATCCACTGGTTGCCAACAAGAGCAGCACAGCTACAGTGACTGTACATATAGAAGGCATGCACTGCAAATCCTGTGTCAGAAACATTGAAGGAAATATATCCTCTCTTCCAGGCATACAAAGTATTGAAGTCTCCTTGGAGCATAAATGTGCTGTTGTACAGTATAGCCCGAATTTAATTACCTTGCCTGCTTTGCAGCAAGCTATTGAATCCCTTCCACCTGGAAACTTTAAAGTTTGCCTCCCTAATGATTCAGGAACAAATAACCAAGCATCTCCATCTTCTGCTTTGGTATGTGATCTCTTAAGAGAGCCATTGAAAGACACAACGTGCACAGCTGTTATTAGGATTGATGGCATGACCTGCAATTCCTGTGTACAGTCCATAGAAGGAACAATATCTCAGAGACAAGGTGTCCAGCATGTAGGAGTTTCTTTAGCAGACAAGACTGGGACCATTCATTATGATCCAGCTATCACAAATAGAGAGGAGTTGAGAGCTGCCATAGAAGAAATGGGATTTGATGCATCTTTGCTGACAG ATACTGATGCAGGAGAATACAAGCATTTGCCCGATGCCAGTGATGCCGCAGCACAGCCTCGAGCCCCAGAGCCTCCTCACCAGGGTTGTGTCTCTGATGCACTTCCAGACAGCCCTCACCTTGATGAGCCAAACCAGCCCAGCGGAGCGACAGCCAAGAAGTGTTTTTTACAAATCACTGGCATGACCTGTGCATCGTGTGTGTCTACCATTGAAAGAAATTTGCAGAAAGAAGACG GTATTGTTTCAGTGTTGGTAGCACTGATGGCAGGTAAAGCAGAGATAAAATACAAGCCAGAGTTCATACAGCCTCTTGAAATAGCACAGTTGATCCAGAATTTGGGCTTTGAAGCCACAGTCATAGAAGATCATTCAGAAACAGAGGGAAATGTGGAGCTTCTT ATTACAGGGATGACTTGTGCTTCCTGTGTTCACAATATTGAATCCAAACTTATGAGAACAAATGGCATATTCTATGCCTCAGTTGCACTTGCTACTTGCAAAGCTCACATCCAGTTTGACCCTGAAATTACAGGACCTCGAgatatcataaaaataattgag gaaattggcTTTCACGCTTCTGTGTCCAGAAGAGTTCCAAATACACATAACTTGGAtcataaaaaggaaatacagca GTGGAGGAAGTCTTTTTTGTGCAGCCTAGTGTTTGGTATTCCTGTCTTAATCCTAATGATTTATATGCTAATACCTGGCGGCGAACACCATGGGTCTATGGTGCTGGAGCAGAATCTCATTCCTGGATTATCTATTTTaaatcttctcttctttgtcCTGTGCACTTTTGTTCAG TTTCTTGGTGGATGGTATTTTTACATACAAGCTTACAAGTCACTGAAGCACAAGGCAGCCAATATGGATGTGCTTATCGTACTGGCCACGACGATTGCTTATGTGTATTCATGTGTGATCCTGTTGGTGGCAATAAttgaaaaggcagagaaaagccCTGTCACTTTCTTTGACACTCCTCCAATGCTGTTTGTATTCATTGCCCTTGGGAGATGGCTTGAACATATAGCAAAG AGTAAGACCTCAGAAGCTCTTGCTAAACTTATCTCTCTTCAAGCCACGGAAGCCACTGTAGTGACTCTTGGTCCTGACCACTCTATCATCAG agaggagcaggTACCTGTTGAACTGGTTCAGAGGGGTGATATTGTAAAGGTTGTTCCTGGTGGAAAGTTCCCAGTGGATGGGAAGGTCATTGATGGCAATTCTATGGCAGATGAGTCTCTCATTACTG GGGAAGCTATGCCTGTCACTAAAAAGCCTGGGAGCACAGTGATTGCTGGCTCTATAAATGCACATGGCTCAGTTCTTGTTAATGCAACTCACGTTGGTAACGATACCACCCTAGCACAGATCGTGAAATTAGTGGAAGAAGCTCAAATGTCAAAG gCACCAATCCAGCAACTGGCAGATAAGTTTAGTGGATATTTTGTTCCATTTATCATCATCATTTCTACTGTGACTTTGATAGTATGGATCACAATTGGTTTTATAAATTTTGATATTattcagaagtattttcct AATCAGAACAAACACCTTTCAAAAGCTGAATTAATACTGAGGTTTGCATTTCAAACCTCAATCACTGTGCTGAGCATTGCATGCCCCTGTTCTTTAGGCTTGGCTACCCCAACAGCCGTGATGGTGGGCACAGGAGTTGCTGCGCAGAACGGTATTCTCATCAAAGGCGGAAAACCCCTGGAAATGGCACACAAG ATCAAGACTGTGATGTTTGATAAAACAGGGACCATTACTTGTGGAGTTCCAAAAGTCATGAGGGTTCTTCTGCTGGGAgacacagctgtgctgtctcTGAAGAAGGTACTGGCAGTGGTTGGCACTGCAGAAGCCAGCAGTGAGCATCCTTTAGGAGTGGCGGTCACTAAATACTGCAAAGAG GAGCTTGGCACTCAGAGCCTGGGATACTGCACCAACTTCCAGGCAGTTCCAGGCTGTGGCATCAGCTGCAAAGTAGGTGGTGTTGAGGCTGTCCTGGCCACGGCCGAGGATGTTCTCAGTAAGTTGGACACTAAGAAGAGCGGGGACAACAGCGTTCCTCTGGGAGAGAACGCACTGCTCACGCTCTCTGAATCAGATG GTCCATCGTCTTCCCATACGTACTCAGTATTGATTGGAAATCGTGAGTGGATGCGGCGGAATGGCTTGCATATTGCAAACGATGTAAATGACGCCATGACAGACCATGAAACAAAAGGACAGACAGCCATATTAGTGGCTATAGATG GTGCCTTGTGTGGAATGATCGCAATAGCAGACACTGTCAAGCAGGAGGCAGCCCTTGCTGTGCACACTCTGAAAAACATGGGAATAGATGTGGTGCTGATAACAGGGGACAACAGGAAAACTGCAAAAGCTATTGCTACTCAG GTTGGGATCAAAAAAGTCTTTGCTGAGGTTCTTCCTTCTCACAAAGTTGCAAAGGTCCAGGAACTCCAAAATGAGAGGAGGAAGGTTGCAATGGTTGGTGATGGAGTCAATGATTCCCCTGCACTAGCCAGGGCCGACATTGGAATTGCAATTGGAACAGGCACTGATGTTGCCATTGAAGCAGCAGATGTTGTTCTTATCCGA AATGACTTGCTGGATGTAGTTGCCAGTATTCACTTATCAAAAAGAACAGTGAGAAGAATACGAATAAATCTGATTCTTGCCTTAATTTATAATCTGCTCGGAATACCAATAGCAGCAG GTGTGTTCATGCCTGCTGGTCTTGTGCTTCAGCCTTGGATGGGATCAGCCGCAATGGCAGCTTCTTCTGTGTCTGTTGTGTTGTCTTCCTTGCAGCTGAAATG ttATAAGAAGCCAGACACAGAAAGTTATGAAGCTCAAGCTCAAGGCCGCATGAAGCCACTTACTCCTTCCCAAATCAGTGTTCATATTGGAATGGATGATAGGAGGAGGGATTCATCCAGATCAGCTCCCTGGGATCAGATTAGTCAAGTGTCTCTCTCTTCCCTGACTTCAGACAAGCTGCCAAGACGTAATGGTTTTTTTGAGGAGGAAGGGGACAAGTGGTCACTGCTGATGAATGGAGGAGATGAAGAACAGTACATCTGA